Proteins from a genomic interval of Equus quagga isolate Etosha38 chromosome 11, UCLA_HA_Equagga_1.0, whole genome shotgun sequence:
- the LOC124246650 gene encoding spindlin-1-like, whose translation MRRETRTQVGGGGGGQAPSAARSPGWAQCACAVKPGRGVGGGRAARGWGGRSARAPSGSAGGAGRRGRGRRRARRKTPVWRVLAELVKEALGRWVSESAETRGKFPPGASRVSAPARQPRCSLTPMRADATPGRRTRAPRAGIARRRVPAGAPATRAARRRRRRGAGPRTPARRPRSLVGCRIRHGWREGDGPVTQWRGTVLDQVPVNPALYLIKYDGFDCVYGLELNRDERVSALEVLADRVAPSPVGEAHLADRMVGKAVKHTFEGEDGARDQWRGTVLARAPTMSTWFYITYEKDPVLYMYQLLDDYREGDLRIMPEPKDSPPAGREPGAVTDSLVGKQVEYAKEDGSMRTGMVIHQVEARPSVCFIKFDDDFHIYVYNLVKTS comes from the coding sequence ATGCGCCGTGAGACCCGGACGCAGGtaggaggcgggggcgggggccaAGCTCCGAGCGCTGCACGGAGCCCGGGGTGGGCGCAGTGCGCCTGCGCAGTGAAGccagggcggggggtggggggcgggagaGCGGCGCGGGGCTGGGGTGGGCGCAGTGCGCGTGCGCCGTCCGGCTCGGCAGGGGGGGCTGGACGGCGGGGCCGCGGACGACGCCGGGCCCGCCGGAAAACTCCGGTTTGGCGAGTTCTTGCTGAACTTGTAAAAGAGGCGCTCGGACGGTGGGTTAGCGAGAGCGCTGAGACCCGTGGAAAGTTTCCCCCCGGGGCCTCCCGAGTGTCCGCCCCTGCCCGGCAGCCCCGCTGCTCGCTCACCCCCATGCGGGCAGATGCAACCCCCGGGCGGAGGACGCGGGCCCCGCGGGCCGGGATTGCCCGCCGCCGTGTCCCCGCGGGCGCGCCGGCCACCAGGGCGGCCCGCAGACGGAGGCGGCGCGGCGCCGGGCCCCGCACGCCCGCCCGGCGGCCCCGGAGCCTGGTGGGCTGCAGGATCCGGCacggctggagggagggggacgGCCCGGTCACCCAGTGGAGGGGCACCGTCCTGGACCAGGTGCCTGTGAACCCCGCCCTGTATCTCATAAAGTACGACGGGTTCGACTGTGTCTACGGACTGGAGCTCAATAGGGACGAACGCGTGTCGGCGCTGGAAGTCCTGGCCGACAGGGTTGCGCCATCTCCCGTGGGCGAGGCCCACCTGGCCGACAGGATGGTGGGCAAGGCCGTGAAGCACACCTTCGAGGGCGAGGACGGCGCCCGGGACCAGTGGAGGGGAACGGTCCTGGCGCGCGCCCCCACCATGAGCACGTGGTTTTACATCACCTACGAGAAGGATCCGGTCCTGTACATGTACCAGCTCTTAGATGACTACAGAGAAGGCGACCTTCGCATCATGCCGGAGCCCAAGGACTCGCCTCCAGCAGGCCGGGAACCAGGAGCAGTTACGGACAGCCTGGTCGGCAAACAGGTGGAATACGCCAAAGAAGATGGCTCCATGAGGACTGGCATGGTCATCCACCAGGTGGAGGCCAGACCGTCGGTGTGTTTCATCAAGTTTGATGATGATTTCCATATCTATGTCTACAATTTGGTGAAAACATCCTAG